A DNA window from Bombus huntii isolate Logan2020A chromosome 10, iyBomHunt1.1, whole genome shotgun sequence contains the following coding sequences:
- the LOC126870632 gene encoding stabilizer of axonemal microtubules 1-like isoform X2 produces the protein MIGSGRMESVTTIRQDYPRKYVDKPEIIIPCGNIRLSSGKLDASTTAKLSYADPGCTEPTLNFKPIAIYYPPSEPILTDTTQKLSYQPVHIPERDTYSWQQKPIYQAPDVAMCGKTTYTESFLKNEEPCMEKPVRPTAANVFPIGGEFHSDTIYKQSYLQSAIVERVEPVIPCNAISKPDGKISTDTTSKLSYLPVQSERRLPILPRSRNMIGDGLMQSETTNRCDFVEKITLRPDLIIPCDNLRSPDTPIDDRTTTKLSYAKPGPVEWVKSFKPVVQYQRSEKIEYDTINKLSYQSWTPLPKEHIPWASKEKYQPPLDPMCADTIYQVSYPAPGYYEDTCMPVDCECLDFKYDNLPAQICETVTCE, from the exons ATGATCGGATCTGGTCGAATGGAGTCTGTTACCACAATTCGTCAGGATTACCCGCGTAAATACGTGGACAAACCAGAAATTATAATACCTTGTGGGAACATTCGTTTAAGTTCCGGCAAGCTGGATGCTAGTACCACAGCGAAACTTTCTTATGCGGACCCAGGCTGTACGGAACCGACATTGAACTTCAAACCCATAGCGATTTACTATCCACCTAGCGAACCGATTCTTACTGATACTACACAGAAGTTAAGTTATCAACCTGTTCACATTCCAGAAAGAGATACGTACTCCTGGCAGCAGAAACCAATCTACca AGCTCCAGATGTTGCTATGTGCGGAAAGACAACGTACACTGAAAGTTTCTTAAAGAACGAAGAGCCATGCATGGAGAAACCTGTACGGCCGACTGCTGCCAATGTCTTTCCTATCGGTGGTGAATTTCACTCGGATACTATTTATAAACAAAGCTATTTGCAATCGGCTATCGTTGAACGAGTGGAACCTGTTATTCCTTGCAATGCTATCTCGAAACCTGATGGCAAAATTTCAACAGATACAACAAGCAAA TTGAGTTACCTACCGGTCCAAAGCGAAAGACGTTTGCCGATATTACCTCGAAGCAGAAACATGATAGGCGATGGTCTAATGCAATCCGAAACTACCAACCGTTGCGATTTTGTGGAAAAAATTACGTTACGACCGGATCTCATTATTCCATGTGATAATCTTCGAAGCCCAGATACACCTATTGACGACAGAACTACAACGAAACTATCTTACGCGAAACCTGGGCCAGTAGAATGGGTTAAAAGCTTTAAACCTGTCGTTCAGTATCAGAG ATctgaaaaaattgaatatgACACTATAAACAAACTATCGTATCAGTCTTGGACTCCACTTCCCAAGGAACATATACCATGGGCAtctaaagaaaaatatcaacCACCTTTAGACCCTATGTGTGCTGATACTATTTACCAAGTCAGTTATCCCGCACCCGGATATTACGAAGATACTTGTATGCCAGTTGATTGCGAATGTTTGGATTTCAAATACGATAATCTCCCGGCACAAATATGTGAAACTGTGACGTGTGAATGA
- the LOC126870632 gene encoding stabilizer of axonemal microtubules 1-like isoform X1: MRRSRSQPIRPKPALTKSDARFLGETTNQLSYKHIGSIPKTKPIIPRQRPMIGSGRMESVTTIRQDYPRKYVDKPEIIIPCGNIRLSSGKLDASTTAKLSYADPGCTEPTLNFKPIAIYYPPSEPILTDTTQKLSYQPVHIPERDTYSWQQKPIYQAPDVAMCGKTTYTESFLKNEEPCMEKPVRPTAANVFPIGGEFHSDTIYKQSYLQSAIVERVEPVIPCNAISKPDGKISTDTTSKLSYLPVQSERRLPILPRSRNMIGDGLMQSETTNRCDFVEKITLRPDLIIPCDNLRSPDTPIDDRTTTKLSYAKPGPVEWVKSFKPVVQYQRSEKIEYDTINKLSYQSWTPLPKEHIPWASKEKYQPPLDPMCADTIYQVSYPAPGYYEDTCMPVDCECLDFKYDNLPAQICETVTCE, translated from the exons ATGCGACGCAGCCGATCTCAACCTATCCGACCCAAACCTGCTCTTACTAAATCCGATGCTCGATTTCTCGGTGAAACGACTAATCAATTGAGTTACAAACACATTGGGAGTATTCCTAAAACAAAACCAATCATACCCAGGCAAAG GCCGATGATCGGATCTGGTCGAATGGAGTCTGTTACCACAATTCGTCAGGATTACCCGCGTAAATACGTGGACAAACCAGAAATTATAATACCTTGTGGGAACATTCGTTTAAGTTCCGGCAAGCTGGATGCTAGTACCACAGCGAAACTTTCTTATGCGGACCCAGGCTGTACGGAACCGACATTGAACTTCAAACCCATAGCGATTTACTATCCACCTAGCGAACCGATTCTTACTGATACTACACAGAAGTTAAGTTATCAACCTGTTCACATTCCAGAAAGAGATACGTACTCCTGGCAGCAGAAACCAATCTACca AGCTCCAGATGTTGCTATGTGCGGAAAGACAACGTACACTGAAAGTTTCTTAAAGAACGAAGAGCCATGCATGGAGAAACCTGTACGGCCGACTGCTGCCAATGTCTTTCCTATCGGTGGTGAATTTCACTCGGATACTATTTATAAACAAAGCTATTTGCAATCGGCTATCGTTGAACGAGTGGAACCTGTTATTCCTTGCAATGCTATCTCGAAACCTGATGGCAAAATTTCAACAGATACAACAAGCAAA TTGAGTTACCTACCGGTCCAAAGCGAAAGACGTTTGCCGATATTACCTCGAAGCAGAAACATGATAGGCGATGGTCTAATGCAATCCGAAACTACCAACCGTTGCGATTTTGTGGAAAAAATTACGTTACGACCGGATCTCATTATTCCATGTGATAATCTTCGAAGCCCAGATACACCTATTGACGACAGAACTACAACGAAACTATCTTACGCGAAACCTGGGCCAGTAGAATGGGTTAAAAGCTTTAAACCTGTCGTTCAGTATCAGAG ATctgaaaaaattgaatatgACACTATAAACAAACTATCGTATCAGTCTTGGACTCCACTTCCCAAGGAACATATACCATGGGCAtctaaagaaaaatatcaacCACCTTTAGACCCTATGTGTGCTGATACTATTTACCAAGTCAGTTATCCCGCACCCGGATATTACGAAGATACTTGTATGCCAGTTGATTGCGAATGTTTGGATTTCAAATACGATAATCTCCCGGCACAAATATGTGAAACTGTGACGTGTGAATGA
- the LOC126870624 gene encoding phosphatidylinositol 4-kinase type 2-alpha — protein MSDSEQRQLHVPYREYHSQNNTNTSALVETDALVDLSITSNNCLPVNECSELIPDVEFVPNLSNEQTIAIDSPGMDRESQPLLGRLELDVTFNRFPDDPQFSELVWQAELAIDNGISPERIYQGSSGSYFVKNPTGKIIGVFKPKDEEPYGRLNPKWTKWMHKLCCPCCFGRSCLIPNQGYLSEAGASLVDRKLGLGIVPNTRVVKLVSKTFNYPRLDRQKARMKQAIMDQFPTVGSHFNRIGLPPKVGSFQVFVDGYKDADYWLRRWENEPLSPRLSREFQLQFERLVILDYIIRNTDRGNDNWLIKYDNSKGKNGSEQGEVKIAAIDNGLAFPFKHPDSWRAYPYHWAWLSQAKQPFSDVTRELVLPQLSDQNFVQDLCDDLYQLFKQDKGFDRPHFDKQMSVMRGQILNLQQALKDAKSPVQLVQMPAVIVEKAKGNGAPRLFSFSDTFTQRFQNKSPFFSWC, from the exons ATGAGCGACTCCGAACAGCGGCAATTACACGTGCCTTATCGAGAATATCATAGCCAGAACAATACTAATACTTCTGCCTTAGTGGAAACTGATGCATTGGTAGATCTTTCAATCACATCTAACAATTGTTTGCCAGTAAATGAGTGTTCAGAACTAATACCAGACGTTGAATTTGTTCCCAATCTGAGCAACGAACAAACCATAGCCATTGATTCCCCTGGGATGGACCGGGAGAGCCAGCCTCTCCTTGGTCGACTGGAGCTGGATGTCACCTTTAATCGTTTCCCTG ATGATCCACAATTCTCTGAGTTAGTATGGCAGGCTGAATTGGCAATAGACAATGGAATCTCCCCCGAAAGGATATACCAAGGTTCTAGTGGCAGTTACTTTGTAAAAAATCCCACAGGG aaaataataggTGTTTTTAAGCCAAAGGATGAAGAACCTTATGGAAGATTAAATCCAAAATGGACAAAATGGATGCACAAACTTTGTTGCCCGTGTTGTTTTGGGAGAAGTTGTTTAATTCCAAATCAAGGATACCTCAGTGAGGCGGGTGCAAGTTTAGTTGACCGTAAATTGGGTCTGGGTATAGTTCCAAATACTAGAGTAGTCAAACTTGTCAGTAAAACATTTAACTACCCACGCTTAGACCGTCAAAAAGCTCGTATGAAGCAAGCTATCATGGACCAGTTTCCTACAGTGGGATCTCATTTCAATCGTATTGGTTTGCCGCCGAAAGTTGGTTCTTTTCAAGTTTTCGTAGATGGTTACAAGGATGCTGATTACTGGTTAAGGCGATGGGAAAATGAACCTCTATCACCACGTCTTAGTAGAGAATTTCAACTCCAATTCGAACGCTTAGTTATTTTGGACTATATAATTAGAAATACTGACAGAG GTAATGATAACTGGTTAATTAAATACGATAATAGTAAAGGAAAAAACGGATCAGAACAGGGTGAAGTAAAAATAGCCGCTATAGATAATGGTTTGGCTTTTCCTTTTAAACATCCCGATTCATGGCGTGCTTATCCGTATCACTGGGCATGGTTAAGTCAAGCGAAACAACCATTTAGCGATGTAACGCGAGAACTTGTATTACCACAACTTTCGGATCAAAATTTTGTACAAGATCTTTGTGACGATTTATATCAATTATTTAAA CAAGATAAAGGTTTCGATCGACCTCATTTTGATAAACAAATGAGCGTAATGCGCGGTCAAATCTTGAACTTACAACAAGCTTTAAAGGATGCCAAAAGCCCTGTGCAGTTGGTACAAATGCCTGCTGTGATCGTTGAAaa GGCCAAGGGAAACGGAGCACCAAGACTATTCTCGTTCTCTGATACATTTACACAGCGCTTCCAGAATAAAAGCCCTTTCTTCTCTTGGTGTTAA